Proteins found in one Methylobacterium sp. CB376 genomic segment:
- the ade gene encoding adenine deaminase: protein MSDEIARRIAQGAGRAPADLVIRDARLLDLVTGDLVDTDIAVCGDGIVGTYGEYAGTRVIEAEGRVAVPGFIDTHLHVESSLITPHEFDRCVLPHGVTTAIWDPHELANVLGTAAFDYALQAARETVMDIRVQLSSCVPATDLESSGARIEAEALRPYRDHPGSLGLAEFMNFPGIVAGDPACLAKLALFAGRHVDGHAPLLSGRDLNAYVAAGIRTDHETTGPAEALEKIRKGMTVLIREGSVSKDLRALAPLLTVATSPFLAFCTDDRNPLDIAEEGHLDALIRMAIGLGVAPLAAYRAASLSAATAFGLADRGMIAPGRRADIVLLDDVETCAVARVIAGGRPAEEALAAPRTRTPAPGRGSVKAAPVAPEAFRVAAAPGETSVIGVVPGRIITEHRRLTLPARDGAALCDLAQDAVKVAVIARHGAPGMACGFVQGFGLRRGAIASSVGHDSHNLCVVGADEADMALAVNRLIALQGGFVVAEGGAVRAELALPIAGLMSDLPFEAVRDALHPLREAARGLGCTLPEPFLQVAFLPLPVIPHLKITDRGLVDVDRMRILP, encoded by the coding sequence ATGTCCGATGAGATCGCCCGCCGGATCGCGCAAGGCGCCGGCCGCGCGCCCGCCGACCTGGTGATTCGGGACGCGCGGCTCCTCGACCTCGTCACGGGCGACCTCGTCGACACCGACATCGCGGTCTGCGGCGACGGGATCGTCGGCACCTACGGGGAATACGCGGGCACCCGGGTGATCGAGGCCGAGGGCCGCGTCGCGGTGCCCGGCTTCATCGACACCCACCTCCACGTCGAATCCTCGCTCATCACCCCGCACGAATTCGACCGCTGCGTGCTGCCGCACGGGGTCACCACGGCGATCTGGGATCCGCACGAACTCGCCAACGTGCTCGGCACCGCGGCCTTCGACTACGCGCTCCAGGCCGCGCGCGAGACCGTGATGGACATCCGCGTCCAGCTCTCCTCCTGCGTGCCGGCGACCGATCTCGAATCCTCCGGTGCCCGGATCGAGGCGGAGGCCCTCCGCCCCTACCGCGACCATCCGGGCTCCCTCGGCCTCGCCGAGTTCATGAACTTCCCCGGAATCGTGGCCGGCGATCCCGCCTGCCTCGCCAAGCTCGCGCTCTTCGCCGGCCGCCACGTCGACGGCCACGCCCCGCTCCTGTCGGGCCGCGACCTCAACGCCTACGTGGCGGCGGGCATCCGCACCGACCACGAGACCACGGGCCCGGCCGAGGCCCTGGAGAAGATCCGCAAAGGCATGACCGTGCTGATCCGCGAGGGCTCGGTCTCCAAGGACCTGCGCGCCCTCGCCCCCCTGCTCACGGTGGCGACCTCGCCCTTCCTCGCCTTCTGCACGGATGACCGCAACCCGCTCGACATTGCCGAGGAGGGGCACCTCGACGCCCTCATCCGCATGGCGATCGGGCTCGGGGTGGCGCCCCTCGCCGCCTACCGGGCCGCCTCGCTCAGCGCCGCGACGGCCTTCGGCCTCGCGGACCGGGGCATGATCGCCCCGGGGCGGCGGGCCGACATCGTGCTCCTCGACGACGTCGAGACCTGCGCGGTGGCGCGGGTGATCGCGGGCGGGCGGCCCGCCGAGGAGGCGCTCGCCGCGCCGCGGACCCGCACCCCGGCGCCGGGGCGCGGCAGCGTCAAGGCCGCGCCGGTCGCGCCCGAGGCCTTCCGGGTCGCGGCGGCCCCGGGCGAGACCTCGGTGATCGGGGTCGTGCCCGGCCGCATCATCACCGAGCACCGCCGCCTGACGCTGCCCGCCCGGGACGGGGCGGCCCTGTGCGACCTCGCGCAGGACGCCGTGAAGGTGGCGGTGATCGCCCGCCACGGCGCGCCCGGCATGGCCTGCGGCTTCGTCCAGGGCTTCGGGCTGAGGCGGGGCGCCATCGCCTCCTCGGTCGGGCACGACAGCCACAATCTCTGCGTGGTCGGCGCCGACGAGGCGGACATGGCGCTGGCCGTCAACCGGCTGATCGCGCTCCAGGGCGGCTTCGTCGTCGCCGAGGGCGGCGCGGTGCGGGCGGAGCTCGCGCTCCCGATCGCCGGGCTGATGAGCGACCTGCCCTTCGAGGCGGTGCGGGACGCGCTGCACCCCTTGCGCGAGGCGGCGCGCGGCCTCGGCTGCACCCTGCCCGAGCCCTTCCTGCAGGTCGCCTTCCTGCCCCTCCCGGTGATCCCGCACCTCAAGATCACCGACAGGGGCCTCGTCGACGTCGACCGGATGCGGATCCTGCCGTGA
- the fabI gene encoding enoyl-ACP reductase FabI: MTGLMAGKRGLVLGVANDHSIAWGIAKALAAQGAELAFTYQGEALGRRVTPLAHSLGSRIVLPCDVEDPASVAAVFSALDDHWPEGFDFLVHAIGYSDKAQLKGRYVDVTTRENFSRTMVISCFSFTELAQRAAKRLRPGGTLLTLTFGGATRVMPNYNVMGLAKAALEASVRYLAADLGPDGIRVNAISAGPVRTLAGAGIADARLMFNHQRAHSPLRRNATIEEIGGAALYLLSDLSGGVTGEVHFVDSGFNIIAMPRPAVLKAQDDAGVVGD; encoded by the coding sequence GTGACAGGTTTGATGGCAGGCAAGCGCGGCCTCGTGCTGGGGGTCGCGAACGACCACTCCATCGCCTGGGGCATCGCCAAGGCCCTCGCGGCGCAGGGGGCGGAGCTCGCCTTCACGTATCAGGGCGAGGCGCTGGGGCGGCGGGTGACGCCCCTCGCGCACTCCCTCGGGTCGCGCATCGTGCTGCCCTGCGACGTGGAGGATCCGGCGAGCGTCGCGGCGGTCTTCTCCGCCCTCGACGACCACTGGCCGGAGGGATTCGACTTCCTGGTCCACGCCATCGGCTATTCCGACAAGGCGCAGCTCAAGGGCCGCTACGTCGACGTCACCACGCGCGAGAACTTCTCCCGCACGATGGTGATCTCCTGCTTCTCCTTCACGGAGCTGGCGCAGCGGGCGGCGAAGAGGCTGCGGCCGGGCGGCACGCTCCTGACCCTCACCTTCGGCGGCGCGACGCGGGTGATGCCGAACTACAACGTGATGGGGCTCGCCAAGGCGGCGCTCGAAGCCTCGGTGCGCTACCTCGCGGCCGATCTCGGCCCGGACGGGATCCGGGTCAACGCCATCTCGGCGGGGCCGGTGCGCACGCTCGCGGGGGCGGGCATCGCGGATGCGCGGCTCATGTTCAACCACCAGCGCGCCCATTCGCCCCTGCGCCGCAACGCGACGATCGAGGAGATCGGCGGGGCGGCCCTCTACCTGCTGTCCGACCTGTCGGGCGGGGTCACGGGGGAGGTCCACTTCGTCGATTCCGGCTTCAACATCATCGCGATGCCCCGCCCGGCGGTGCTGAAGGCGCAGGACGACGCGGGCGTGGTGGGGGATTGA
- the fabB gene encoding beta-ketoacyl-ACP synthase I, which produces MRRVAITGMGIVSSIGNTTQEVLASLREARSGITRAEPFAAHGFRCQVQGAPTLDPETVVDRRAMRFHGGGTAWNHVAMEQAIRDAGLEESEVSHERTGIIMGSGGPSTHAIVEAADIARAKGPKRVGPFAVPKAMSSTASATLATWFKIKGVNYSISSACATSNHCIGNAAEIIQAGRQDIIFAGGCEELDWTLSVLFDAMGAMSAKYNDTPARASRAYDAARDGFVIAGGAGVLVLEELEHAKARGARIYGEIAGYGATSDGHDMVAPSGEGAVRCMRQALEGLKGVKIDYINPHATSTPVGDEKEIEAIREVFGSGESCPPIAATKSLTGHSLGATGVQEAIYSLLMMNNGFICESANIEELDPAFADMPILRRRVDDARLGHVLSNSFGFGGTNATLVLKHVDA; this is translated from the coding sequence ATGAGGCGCGTCGCGATCACCGGGATGGGCATCGTCTCATCCATCGGCAACACCACCCAGGAGGTGCTGGCATCCCTCCGCGAGGCGCGCTCCGGCATCACCCGGGCCGAGCCCTTCGCCGCCCACGGCTTCCGCTGCCAGGTCCAGGGCGCACCGACCCTCGATCCCGAGACGGTGGTCGACCGGCGCGCCATGCGCTTCCACGGCGGCGGCACCGCCTGGAACCACGTGGCGATGGAGCAGGCGATCCGGGACGCGGGCCTCGAGGAGAGCGAGGTCTCGCACGAGCGGACCGGCATCATCATGGGCTCGGGCGGACCCTCGACCCACGCCATCGTGGAGGCGGCCGACATCGCGCGGGCCAAGGGCCCCAAGCGCGTCGGCCCCTTCGCGGTGCCCAAGGCGATGTCCTCCACCGCCTCCGCCACGCTCGCCACTTGGTTCAAGATCAAGGGCGTGAACTACTCGATCTCGTCCGCCTGCGCCACGTCGAACCACTGCATCGGCAACGCCGCCGAGATCATCCAGGCCGGGCGCCAGGACATCATCTTCGCGGGCGGCTGCGAGGAGCTCGACTGGACGCTGTCCGTGCTGTTCGACGCGATGGGCGCGATGTCGGCGAAGTACAACGACACGCCGGCGCGGGCCTCGCGCGCCTACGACGCGGCGCGCGACGGCTTCGTGATCGCCGGCGGAGCCGGGGTGCTGGTGCTGGAGGAATTGGAGCACGCCAAGGCCCGCGGCGCGCGCATCTACGGCGAGATCGCCGGCTACGGCGCCACCTCGGACGGGCACGACATGGTGGCGCCCTCGGGCGAGGGCGCCGTGCGCTGCATGCGCCAGGCCCTGGAGGGGCTCAAGGGCGTCAAGATCGACTACATCAACCCGCACGCCACCTCGACGCCGGTCGGCGACGAGAAGGAGATCGAGGCGATCCGCGAGGTGTTCGGCAGCGGCGAATCCTGCCCGCCGATCGCCGCCACCAAGTCGCTCACCGGGCACTCGCTCGGCGCGACCGGGGTGCAGGAGGCGATCTACTCGCTGCTGATGATGAACAACGGCTTCATCTGCGAGAGCGCCAACATCGAGGAGCTCGACCCGGCCTTCGCCGACATGCCGATCCTGCGCCGCCGGGTGGACGATGCCCGGCTCGGCCACGTGCTGTCGAACTCCTTCGGCTTCGGCGGCACCAACGCCACGCTCGTGCTCAAGCACGTCGACGCCTGA
- the fabA gene encoding 3-hydroxyacyl-[acyl-carrier-protein] dehydratase FabA, translated as MAADTPAADAPNRPSQFSYEDLLACGRGEMFGAGNAQLPLPPMLMFDRITSIGQEGGVHGKGHVRAELDVRPDLWFFPCHFHGDPVMPGCLGLDALWQMVGFYLGWLGAPGRGRALGVGEVKLAGQVLPSVKRVVYGVDLKRVRQGRLVLGIADGWLEADGERVYDAKDLRVGLFQAVTPAGG; from the coding sequence ATGGCCGCCGACACACCCGCCGCCGACGCCCCGAACCGGCCCTCGCAGTTCTCCTACGAGGACCTGCTCGCCTGCGGCCGTGGGGAGATGTTCGGTGCCGGCAACGCGCAGCTGCCGCTGCCCCCGATGCTGATGTTCGACCGGATCACGTCGATCGGCCAGGAGGGCGGGGTGCACGGCAAGGGGCACGTGCGGGCGGAGCTCGATGTGCGGCCGGACCTCTGGTTCTTCCCCTGCCACTTCCACGGCGACCCGGTCATGCCCGGCTGCCTCGGCCTCGACGCGCTCTGGCAGATGGTCGGCTTCTATCTCGGCTGGCTCGGCGCGCCCGGCCGCGGCCGGGCGCTCGGCGTCGGCGAGGTCAAGCTCGCGGGCCAGGTCCTGCCGAGCGTGAAGCGGGTCGTCTACGGCGTCGATCTCAAGCGCGTGCGCCAGGGCCGCCTCGTGCTCGGCATCGCGGATGGCTGGCTCGAAGCCGACGGGGAGCGCGTCTACGACGCCAAGGACCTGCGGGTCGGGCTGTTTCAGGCGGTCACGCCGGCGGGCGGCTGA
- the irrA gene encoding iron response transcriptional regulator IrrA: MNDLTPLHAVLSARAPASPSDGAAGQRRGCPLSELRDRLRRAGLRPTRQRLSLGWLLFGKGDRHLTAEMLYDEAMRAKVPVSLATVYNTLHQFTEAGLLRQLALDGSKAYFDTNPSEHHHFFLEEEGQVLDMPDCGITVDALPQPPEGMEIAGVEVIVRLRRRT, translated from the coding sequence ATGAACGACCTGACGCCCCTGCATGCCGTGCTCAGCGCCCGCGCCCCGGCCTCGCCGTCCGACGGCGCGGCGGGACAGCGTCGCGGCTGTCCGCTCTCGGAGCTGCGCGACCGCCTGCGCCGCGCGGGCCTGCGCCCGACGCGTCAGCGCCTCTCGCTCGGCTGGCTGCTGTTCGGCAAGGGCGACCGGCACCTGACGGCGGAGATGCTCTACGACGAGGCGATGCGGGCGAAGGTGCCGGTGTCGCTCGCCACCGTCTACAACACGCTGCACCAGTTCACCGAGGCGGGGCTGCTGCGCCAGCTCGCGCTCGACGGCTCGAAGGCCTATTTCGACACCAACCCGAGCGAGCACCACCATTTCTTCCTGGAGGAGGAAGGGCAGGTGCTCGACATGCCGGATTGCGGCATCACCGTCGACGCGCTTCCCCAGCCTCCCGAGGGCATGGAGATCGCGGGCGTCGAGGTGATCGTGCGGCTGCGCCGCCGGACCTGA
- a CDS encoding SH3 domain-containing protein, with the protein MPFARAGALFTALPALLAGTLAALLAAGPAGAAASAKGPDVTLGSRSGLPVPRYVSLKTDRVNLREGPSKDHRTLWVFQRAGLPVEIVAEFENWRRIRDSEGTEGWVLHSLLSGRRTAVVLAPGDKAAPVPLYAEREGGGGVVAQLQAGVIGSVKSCNGTWCRLIVALPQKRGDVDGYMRQDRLWGVYPNEKVE; encoded by the coding sequence ATGCCCTTCGCGCGCGCGGGTGCCCTCTTCACCGCTCTCCCGGCACTCCTCGCCGGAACCCTGGCGGCCCTGCTCGCCGCGGGCCCGGCCGGCGCGGCCGCGTCCGCGAAGGGGCCGGACGTCACCCTGGGCTCGCGCAGCGGGCTGCCGGTGCCCCGCTACGTCAGCCTCAAGACCGACCGCGTCAACCTGCGCGAGGGTCCCTCGAAGGACCACCGCACCCTCTGGGTGTTCCAGCGGGCGGGGCTGCCGGTCGAGATCGTGGCGGAATTCGAGAATTGGCGGCGCATCCGCGACTCGGAGGGGACCGAGGGCTGGGTGCTGCACTCGCTGCTCTCCGGGCGGCGCACCGCCGTCGTGCTGGCGCCGGGCGACAAGGCCGCACCGGTGCCGCTCTACGCCGAGCGGGAGGGCGGCGGCGGAGTCGTGGCCCAGCTCCAGGCCGGGGTCATCGGCAGCGTGAAATCGTGCAACGGCACCTGGTGCCGCCTGATCGTCGCGCTGCCGCAGAAGCGCGGGGACGTGGACGGCTACATGCGCCAGGACCGCCTCTGGGGCGTGTATCCGAACGAGAAAGTGGAGTAG
- a CDS encoding 2-hydroxyacid dehydrogenase — protein sequence MSSLKRKPLVVVTRRLPDVVETRMRELFDTRLNHDDKPLSPAALAQAVQEADVLVPTVTDEIDASVLAQAGPNLRLIANFGNGVDHIDVDTALQRGITVTNTPGVLTEDTADMTMALILAVARRLTEGARIIPEDAWTSGWSPTWMLGRRITGKRLGIVGMGRIGQALARRAKAFGLSIHYHNRRRVAARTEAELEATYWESLDQMLARVDIVSVNCPHTPATYHLLSARRLKLLKPEAVVVNTARGEIIDETALARLIEVGDIAGAGLDVFEQEPAVSPRLVKLAKAGKVVLLPHMGSATQESRVDMGEKVIINIKTFLDGHRPPDRVLPSML from the coding sequence GTGTCGTCGTTGAAGCGCAAGCCGCTCGTGGTCGTGACAAGGCGCCTGCCGGACGTGGTGGAGACGCGCATGCGCGAGCTCTTCGACACGCGGCTCAACCACGACGACAAGCCGCTCTCGCCGGCCGCCCTGGCGCAGGCCGTCCAGGAGGCGGACGTGCTCGTTCCGACCGTCACGGACGAGATCGACGCCTCGGTCCTGGCCCAGGCCGGGCCGAACCTGCGGCTGATCGCGAATTTCGGCAACGGCGTCGACCACATCGACGTCGACACCGCCCTGCAGCGCGGGATCACGGTCACCAACACGCCGGGCGTGCTGACCGAGGACACCGCCGACATGACGATGGCGCTGATCCTCGCGGTGGCCCGGCGGCTCACCGAGGGCGCGCGCATCATCCCGGAGGATGCCTGGACCTCCGGCTGGTCGCCGACCTGGATGCTCGGGCGGCGCATCACCGGCAAGCGCCTCGGCATCGTCGGCATGGGGCGCATCGGCCAGGCGCTGGCGCGCCGCGCCAAGGCCTTCGGCCTGTCGATCCACTACCACAACCGCCGCCGGGTCGCGGCCCGCACCGAGGCCGAGCTCGAGGCGACCTACTGGGAATCGCTCGACCAGATGCTGGCGCGGGTGGACATCGTGTCGGTGAACTGCCCGCACACGCCCGCGACCTATCACCTGCTCTCGGCGCGCCGCCTCAAGCTCCTGAAGCCCGAGGCCGTGGTGGTGAACACCGCCCGCGGCGAGATCATCGACGAGACCGCCCTCGCTCGCCTGATCGAGGTCGGCGACATCGCCGGGGCGGGGCTCGACGTGTTCGAGCAGGAGCCGGCGGTGAGCCCCCGCCTCGTCAAGCTCGCCAAGGCCGGCAAGGTCGTGCTGCTGCCCCACATGGGCTCGGCCACGCAGGAGAGCCGCGTCGACATGGGCGAGAAGGTCATCATCAACATCAAGACCTTCCTGGACGGGCACCGCCCGCCGGACCGCGTCCTGCCGAGCATGCTCTGA
- a CDS encoding flavin monoamine oxidase family protein, which translates to MRRPDHARFRPHTVPPLAAPPRDPDVVVVGAGAAGIAAARHLAARGLAVAVLEARDRVGGRTFTTTLRGHPVDLGAHWLHAGPINPLVALGRARGEPLRRAAQESHLMVGRRRARPAEDAAYGRAFALADRAMTAGAARGGPDRPAATALPPGLGPWGARVALVHGLVSGRPLGEVSLHDFPSMEYGDNFFVAGGYGAYLARLARGLPIALGAPVRAIDWSGPGVAIDAGPAGRLRARACLVTVPVMVLQDEDGLRFSPPLPRAVRRAIDGFLPGIYEHVVLHWPSAPFRGRDRLAGLTGGRLQPPGLLTRVDGKAFHYFELDRPLAAALDAARAGPDGARRLARAALAAHLGAGRLADLAVPAVSEWRHDPWSRGSWAVVPPGHAPARETLKAPVGDRIWFAGEALSRLQWGTAGGAYQEGERAAAAIAAALA; encoded by the coding sequence ATGAGACGCCCGGACCACGCGCGCTTCCGCCCCCACACCGTGCCGCCGCTCGCCGCGCCGCCGCGGGATCCGGACGTGGTCGTGGTCGGGGCCGGGGCGGCCGGGATCGCGGCCGCGCGGCACTTGGCGGCGCGGGGCCTCGCGGTCGCGGTGCTGGAGGCGCGCGACCGCGTCGGCGGGCGGACCTTCACCACGACCCTGCGCGGCCACCCCGTCGATCTCGGCGCCCACTGGCTGCATGCCGGGCCGATCAATCCGCTGGTGGCGCTCGGCCGCGCGCGGGGCGAACCCCTGCGCCGGGCCGCGCAGGAGAGCCACCTGATGGTGGGGCGGCGCCGGGCGCGCCCGGCCGAGGACGCCGCCTACGGCCGCGCCTTCGCGCTCGCCGACCGGGCGATGACCGCGGGCGCCGCGCGGGGCGGGCCGGACCGGCCGGCCGCGACCGCCCTGCCGCCCGGGCTCGGCCCCTGGGGCGCGCGGGTCGCCCTGGTGCACGGCCTCGTCTCCGGCCGGCCGCTGGGCGAGGTGAGCCTGCACGACTTCCCCAGCATGGAGTACGGGGACAATTTCTTCGTCGCGGGCGGCTACGGCGCCTACCTCGCCCGGCTCGCGCGCGGGCTGCCGATCGCGCTCGGCGCGCCCGTGCGGGCGATCGACTGGTCGGGGCCCGGCGTCGCCATCGACGCGGGCCCGGCCGGGCGCCTGCGGGCGCGGGCCTGCCTCGTCACGGTCCCCGTGATGGTGCTTCAGGATGAGGACGGCCTGCGCTTCTCCCCTCCCCTGCCGCGGGCGGTGCGGCGGGCGATCGACGGGTTCCTGCCGGGGATCTACGAGCACGTGGTGCTGCACTGGCCCTCGGCCCCGTTCCGCGGCCGCGACCGGCTGGCGGGCCTCACCGGCGGGCGCCTGCAGCCGCCCGGGCTCCTGACCCGGGTCGACGGTAAGGCCTTCCACTATTTCGAGCTCGACCGTCCGCTGGCCGCGGCGCTCGACGCCGCCCGGGCCGGGCCGGACGGCGCCCGGCGCCTCGCCCGCGCGGCGCTCGCCGCCCATCTCGGGGCCGGGCGCCTCGCCGACCTCGCGGTCCCGGCAGTGAGCGAGTGGCGGCACGATCCCTGGTCGCGCGGCTCCTGGGCCGTGGTGCCGCCGGGCCACGCGCCCGCCCGCGAGACGCTCAAGGCGCCGGTCGGCGACCGGATCTGGTTCGCCGGCGAGGCCCTGTCGCGGCTGCAATGGGGCACGGCGGGCGGCGCCTACCAGGAGGGCGAGCGGGCCGCCGCCGCGATCGCGGCGGCCCTGGCCTGA
- a CDS encoding NAD(P)/FAD-dependent oxidoreductase, with translation MSLHTETLVIGAGPAGLTAAYLLAKAGRDVTVLEKDPERVGGISRTVDYKGYLFDIGGHRFFSKSKEVVDLWNEILPDDFIERPRLSRIYYKGRYYAYPLKAFEALRNLGLWQSAACVASYLYARARPVREPRSFHEWVRNQFGERLFSIFFKTYTEKVWGMSCDAISADWAAQRIKGLDLGAAIRDALVRSLGLRGRPKPGEPVIKTLIESFRYPRRGPGMMWDAATAAIHGFGGRVLLDRGVESLSFDQGSGLWTVGARRRDGSRETFTARHVISSAAIQDLVRAIRPAPLSTFHARALAYRDFITVALIARGAEDFPDNWIYIHDPSVKVGRVQNFRSWSPEMVPDPAYTCLGLEYFCFEGDGLWSAPDEELVALAKREIAQIGLIRAEDVVDACVVRQPKAYPVYDEAYRDNVAAIRRDLEGAYPTLHLVGRNGMHKYNNQDHAMMTAMLTARNILAGQRLYDVWGVNEDAEYAEAGIAGAREALQSERLVPRKVA, from the coding sequence ATGAGTCTGCACACCGAGACGCTGGTCATCGGCGCCGGGCCGGCCGGCCTGACGGCCGCCTACCTTCTCGCGAAGGCGGGCCGCGACGTCACGGTTCTGGAGAAGGATCCGGAGCGCGTCGGCGGCATCAGCCGCACCGTCGATTACAAGGGCTACCTGTTCGACATCGGCGGCCACCGCTTCTTCTCGAAGTCGAAGGAGGTGGTGGACCTCTGGAACGAGATCCTGCCGGACGACTTCATCGAGCGGCCGCGCCTGTCGCGGATCTACTACAAGGGCCGCTACTACGCCTACCCGCTGAAGGCGTTCGAGGCCCTGCGCAATCTCGGCCTGTGGCAGAGCGCGGCCTGCGTCGCCTCCTACCTCTACGCCCGCGCCCGGCCGGTGCGGGAGCCGCGGAGCTTCCATGAGTGGGTGCGCAACCAGTTCGGCGAGCGCCTGTTCTCGATCTTCTTCAAGACCTACACCGAGAAGGTGTGGGGCATGTCCTGCGACGCGATCTCGGCCGATTGGGCGGCCCAGCGCATCAAGGGGCTCGACCTCGGCGCGGCGATCCGCGACGCGCTCGTGCGCTCGCTCGGCCTGCGGGGTCGGCCGAAGCCGGGCGAGCCGGTGATCAAGACGCTGATCGAGTCCTTCCGCTATCCGCGCCGCGGCCCCGGCATGATGTGGGACGCGGCGACCGCCGCGATCCACGGCTTCGGCGGGCGGGTCCTCCTCGACCGCGGCGTCGAGAGCCTGTCCTTCGACCAGGGCAGCGGCCTGTGGACGGTGGGCGCCCGCCGCCGGGACGGCAGCCGCGAGACCTTCACGGCCCGCCACGTGATCTCCTCGGCGGCGATCCAGGACCTCGTGCGGGCGATCCGGCCCGCGCCGCTCTCCACCTTCCACGCCCGCGCGCTCGCCTACCGCGACTTCATCACGGTGGCGCTGATCGCCCGCGGTGCCGAGGACTTTCCCGACAACTGGATCTACATCCACGACCCGAGCGTGAAGGTCGGACGGGTGCAGAACTTCCGCTCCTGGTCGCCCGAGATGGTTCCGGACCCGGCCTATACCTGCCTGGGGCTGGAATATTTCTGCTTCGAGGGCGACGGCCTGTGGAGCGCGCCGGACGAGGAGCTGGTGGCTCTGGCCAAGCGCGAGATCGCGCAGATCGGCCTGATCCGGGCCGAGGACGTGGTGGATGCCTGCGTGGTGCGCCAGCCCAAGGCCTATCCGGTCTACGACGAGGCCTATCGCGACAACGTCGCGGCGATCCGCCGGGACCTGGAGGGAGCCTACCCGACCCTGCACCTCGTCGGGCGCAACGGCATGCACAAGTACAACAACCAGGACCACGCCATGATGACCGCCATGCTGACGGCGCGGAACATCCTGGCCGGCCAGCGCCTCTACGACGTCTGGGGCGTGAACGAGGACGCCGAGTACGCCGAGGCCGGCATCGCCGGGGCGCGCGAGGCGCTCCAGAGCGAGCGGCTGGTGCCGCGCAAGGTCGCCTGA
- a CDS encoding DUF2243 domain-containing protein gives MPEADPRPAFPVAAGILFGLGLGGFFDGIVLHQVLQWHHMLSSWYPITSLAALERNTLWDGIFHSTTYVFVVLGLFLLWRRAHRDRLRWSGLQMAGAVLAGWGLFNLVEGVVDHQILGVHHVNESVERSRWLAWDLGFLAWGAVMLMAGAALLRAGRRRAASR, from the coding sequence ATGCCGGAGGCCGATCCCAGGCCCGCCTTCCCGGTCGCCGCCGGGATCCTGTTCGGCCTCGGCCTGGGCGGCTTCTTCGACGGCATCGTGCTGCATCAGGTGCTGCAATGGCACCACATGCTGAGCAGCTGGTACCCGATCACCTCGCTCGCCGCGCTCGAGCGCAACACCCTGTGGGACGGGATCTTCCACAGCACGACCTACGTCTTCGTGGTGCTGGGCCTGTTCCTGCTCTGGCGACGGGCGCATCGTGACCGCCTGCGCTGGTCGGGCCTGCAGATGGCGGGTGCGGTGCTGGCAGGCTGGGGCCTGTTCAACCTCGTGGAGGGTGTGGTCGATCACCAGATCCTCGGCGTGCACCATGTCAACGAGAGCGTGGAGCGGTCGCGATGGCTGGCGTGGGATCTGGGGTTCCTGGCCTGGGGTGCGGTGATGCTGATGGCCGGGGCGGCCCTGCTGCGGGCGGGCCGCCGGCGCGCCGCCTCGCGCTGA